Proteins encoded together in one Hylaeus volcanicus isolate JK05 chromosome 3, UHH_iyHylVolc1.0_haploid, whole genome shotgun sequence window:
- the LOC128873385 gene encoding ataxin-2-like protein isoform X1 has product MNSKRKNRSNTNRSPRARGPQERCVAAEGVYKNAHFMHAITSHVGNIVQIQTLNGSVYEGIFRTFSSQFDVVLEMAHRVEGSGKISVDSIVEKLIFKPQDIITMSAKDVDLDYAIRDTFQTDTAISKYNGVIGEKELEPWDAPPATMNGDDLELDGTTNGWDANDMFRKNEQKYGVQTTYEPTLAAYTLPLQRKDTKDYKEQEQKAAEIANEIESQPNHKARLELENGDEEERFAAVVRPNEGKYIPPPLKKKNGNSGKLMRSNEPPPSPGPTATNKNVFNQQPPSNVNINVPPSSNLPIGMQSAHPSVQHPVSLNMGMPPSGVVVTYNNPPPPFVPPPATQPPPPVPVMQQTQPQSQATPSIPQVNFPPQQQQTPSTKINTEKRERPGRQQVYQADKAPPAPFPQTNVTTSHQQQQSSHQQHSQVQQQASVEGQRCEIVPHKSDHRKVPTPRSREEQHSELRQFATDFKLTDTQAQDAPPVTRKQQHQHQQDSHSSTQITQTHHQSPHQHTTPQQTQQQPPQQQHHPNTQQSQQHQNQTVQEETVVTSKPPPGPLPARATSPPQPQQQQQQTTTNTVTVPQPPQESAVDKITTAFKKSTLNPNAKEFNPNTKPFTPRSPSTPTPSRPHTPQTPQYTGATMPATVVMPAYVMTSQPPTAFSQPPAQPVTRFRKGQYLVPVMHAQHRAQDIASQMQVVAATGQPLMAPAPLHPPFQVPYPGQPTYQQMVRMVQAPPPPPHMATPYHHHDSPGPQAPGIQYMGPHTHPHPHVAQQPPSQTPSPANPNPPHTPGTYNPPGTPQPTYPPPPPQGHAPSYPIMCPIIPPHIPIPPQHMQYLPPQPPPGAQQTIPVILPHNQ; this is encoded by the exons ATGAATAGCAAAAGAAAGAATCGTTCGAATACCAACAG ATCTCCTCGTGCTCGTGGTCCGCAAGAAAGATGTGTTGCTGCCGAAggtgtatataaaaatgctCATTTCATGCATGCGATAACCAGTCATGTTGGTAACATTGTACAG attCAGACATTGAATGGTTCGGTATACGAAGGTATTTTTCGCACGTTCTCCAGCCAATTCGATGTTGTCTTAGAAATGGCACATCGCGTAGAAGGTTCAGGAAAGATAAGCGTGGATAGTATagtagaaaaattgatttttaagcCACAAGATATCATTACAATGTCTGCAAAGGATGTTGATTTAGATTATGCTATACGAGACACTTTCCAAACAGACACTGCTATTAGTAAATACAATGGTGTAATCGGTGAGAAAGAGTTGGAGCCTTGGGATGCTCCTCCTGCTACTATGAATGGGGATGATTTAGAATTAGATGGTACTACT AATGGGTGGGATGCTAATGATATGTTtcgtaaaaatgaacaaaagtACGGAGTCCAAACGACATACGAACCAACTCTGGCGGCTTACACTTTGCCGCTTCAAAGGAAGGATACGAAGGATTACAAGGAACAAGAACAAAAAGCTGCAGAAATAGCAAACGAAATAGAATCACAACCAAATCACAAGGCGAGATTAGAACTGGAAAATGGCGACGAAGAGGAGAGATTCGCAGCTGTG gTGAGGCCGAACGAGGGAAAATATATTCCACCCCCgctgaagaagaagaatggaaacaGTGGGAAATTAATGAGATCTAATGAACCCCCACCTTCGCCAGGACCTACAGCTACCAATAAAAACGTTTTCAATCAACAACCTCCGTCCAATGTAAACATCAACGTTCCCCCATCGTCTAACCTCCCTATAGGAATGCAAAGCGCTCATCCTTCTGTACAACATCCAGTATCTTTAAATATGGGAATGCCACCTAGTGGAGTGGTAGTTACATATAATAATCCTCCACCGCCGTTTGTACCTCCACCAGCAACGCAACCACCACCACCAG TACCTGTGATGCAACAAACACAACCGCAATCTCAAGCTACTCCTTCAATACCGCAAGTGAACTTTCCACCGCAACAACAGCAAACTCCGTCGACTAAAATAAACACCGAGAAAAGGGAACGTCCTGGCAGGCAGCAAGTGTATCAAGCTGATAAAGCTCCACCAGCACCATTCCCTCAGACGAACGTCACTACATCCCACCAACAGCAGCAATCATCACATCAACAACATAGTCAGGTACAACAGCAAGCTTCAGTAGAGGGACAACGGTGTGAGATAGTACCGCACAAATCGGATCATAGAaag GTTCCAACACCACGCAGTAGGGAAGAACAGCATTCAGAACTCAGACAGTTTGCCACAGATTTCAAATTAACAGACACACAAGCACAAGACGCACCGCCAGTAACAAGAAAACAGCAGCACCAACATCAACAAGATTCTCATTCATCGACACAAATTACTCAAACACATCACCAATCGCCCCATCAACACACAACGCCACAACAAACGCAACAGCAGCCACCTCAACAGCAACATCATCCAAATACACAGCAGTCGCAACAACATCAGAATCAAACAGTTCAAGAAGAAACTGTGGTTACCAGTAAACCACCGCCGGGACCATTACCTGCAAGGGCCACGAGTCCACCTCAACcacaacaacagcagcaacaaaCTACAACCAACACAGTCACTGTACCACAACCACCACAAGAATCTGCTGTTGACAAAATTACGACGGCTTTCAAGAAGTCAACACTAAATCCAAATGCTAAAGAATTTAATCCAAATACCAAGCCTTTCACACCG CGATCGCCAAGTACACCAACACCTAGTAGACCGCACACACCACAAACACCACAGTACACTGGCGCAACAATGCCTGCAACTGTAGTCATGCCAGCGTATGTCATGACTAGCCAACCACCAACTGCATTCAGTCAACCGCCAGCTCAACCTGTGACAAGGTTCCGGAAGGGTCAGTATCTAG TGCCGGTGATGCATGCCCAACATCGCGCGCAAGATATAGCGTCTCAAATGCAAGTGGTAGCGGCAACTGGGCAGCCTTTAATGGCACCGGCCCCACTCCATCCACCATTCCAGGTGCCTTATCCTGGCCAACCGACATATCAACAGATGGTACGCATGGTTCAGGCACCACCCCCACCGCCACATATGGCTACACCCTATCATCATCATGACTCGCCAGGACCACAGGCTCCTGGCATTCAGTATATGGGTCCACATACGCATCCTCACCCACATGTTGCCCAACAACCACCAAGTCAGACACCCTCTCCAGCTAATCCCAATCCACCACACACACCAGGCACTTACAATCCTCCTGGTACTCCACAACCCACATATCCTCCACCACCTCCTCAAGGCCATGCACCAAGTTATCCAATAATGTGTCCTATAATTCCTCCTCATATACCGATACCACCGCAGCACATGCAATACCTACCGCCGCAACCACCCCCTGGAGCGCAGCAAACTATACCAGTGATTTTGCCGCACAATCAGTAG
- the LOC128873385 gene encoding ataxin-2-like protein isoform X2, whose protein sequence is MNSKRKNRSNTNRSPRARGPQERCVAAEGVYKNAHFMHAITSHVGNIVQIQTLNGSVYEGIFRTFSSQFDVVLEMAHRVEGSGKISVDSIVEKLIFKPQDIITMSAKDVDLDYAIRDTFQTDTAISKYNGVIGEKELEPWDAPPATMNGDDLELDGTTNGWDANDMFRKNEQKYGVQTTYEPTLAAYTLPLQRKDTKDYKEQEQKAAEIANEIESQPNHKARLELENGDEEERFAAVVRPNEGKYIPPPLKKKNGNSGKLMRSNEPPPSPGPTATNKNVFNQQPPSNVNINVPPSSNLPIGMQSAHPSVQHPVSLNMGMPPSGVVVTYNNPPPPFVPPPATQPPPPVPVMQQTQPQSQATPSIPQVNFPPQQQQTPSTKINTEKRERPGRQQVYQADKAPPAPFPQTNVTTSHQQQQSSHQQHSQVQQQASVEGQRCEIVPHKSDHRKVPTPRSREEQHSELRQFATDFKLTDTQAQDAPPVTRKQQHQHQQDSHSSTQITQTHHQSPHQHTTPQQTQQQPPQQQHHPNTQQSQQHQNQTVQEETVVTSKPPPGPLPARATSPPQPQQQQQQTTTNTVTVPQPPQESAVDKITTAFKKSTLNPNAKEFNPNTKPFTPRSPSTPTPSRPHTPQTPQYTGATMPATVVMPAYVMTSQPPTAFSQPPAQPVTRFRKVPVMHAQHRAQDIASQMQVVAATGQPLMAPAPLHPPFQVPYPGQPTYQQMVRMVQAPPPPPHMATPYHHHDSPGPQAPGIQYMGPHTHPHPHVAQQPPSQTPSPANPNPPHTPGTYNPPGTPQPTYPPPPPQGHAPSYPIMCPIIPPHIPIPPQHMQYLPPQPPPGAQQTIPVILPHNQ, encoded by the exons ATGAATAGCAAAAGAAAGAATCGTTCGAATACCAACAG ATCTCCTCGTGCTCGTGGTCCGCAAGAAAGATGTGTTGCTGCCGAAggtgtatataaaaatgctCATTTCATGCATGCGATAACCAGTCATGTTGGTAACATTGTACAG attCAGACATTGAATGGTTCGGTATACGAAGGTATTTTTCGCACGTTCTCCAGCCAATTCGATGTTGTCTTAGAAATGGCACATCGCGTAGAAGGTTCAGGAAAGATAAGCGTGGATAGTATagtagaaaaattgatttttaagcCACAAGATATCATTACAATGTCTGCAAAGGATGTTGATTTAGATTATGCTATACGAGACACTTTCCAAACAGACACTGCTATTAGTAAATACAATGGTGTAATCGGTGAGAAAGAGTTGGAGCCTTGGGATGCTCCTCCTGCTACTATGAATGGGGATGATTTAGAATTAGATGGTACTACT AATGGGTGGGATGCTAATGATATGTTtcgtaaaaatgaacaaaagtACGGAGTCCAAACGACATACGAACCAACTCTGGCGGCTTACACTTTGCCGCTTCAAAGGAAGGATACGAAGGATTACAAGGAACAAGAACAAAAAGCTGCAGAAATAGCAAACGAAATAGAATCACAACCAAATCACAAGGCGAGATTAGAACTGGAAAATGGCGACGAAGAGGAGAGATTCGCAGCTGTG gTGAGGCCGAACGAGGGAAAATATATTCCACCCCCgctgaagaagaagaatggaaacaGTGGGAAATTAATGAGATCTAATGAACCCCCACCTTCGCCAGGACCTACAGCTACCAATAAAAACGTTTTCAATCAACAACCTCCGTCCAATGTAAACATCAACGTTCCCCCATCGTCTAACCTCCCTATAGGAATGCAAAGCGCTCATCCTTCTGTACAACATCCAGTATCTTTAAATATGGGAATGCCACCTAGTGGAGTGGTAGTTACATATAATAATCCTCCACCGCCGTTTGTACCTCCACCAGCAACGCAACCACCACCACCAG TACCTGTGATGCAACAAACACAACCGCAATCTCAAGCTACTCCTTCAATACCGCAAGTGAACTTTCCACCGCAACAACAGCAAACTCCGTCGACTAAAATAAACACCGAGAAAAGGGAACGTCCTGGCAGGCAGCAAGTGTATCAAGCTGATAAAGCTCCACCAGCACCATTCCCTCAGACGAACGTCACTACATCCCACCAACAGCAGCAATCATCACATCAACAACATAGTCAGGTACAACAGCAAGCTTCAGTAGAGGGACAACGGTGTGAGATAGTACCGCACAAATCGGATCATAGAaag GTTCCAACACCACGCAGTAGGGAAGAACAGCATTCAGAACTCAGACAGTTTGCCACAGATTTCAAATTAACAGACACACAAGCACAAGACGCACCGCCAGTAACAAGAAAACAGCAGCACCAACATCAACAAGATTCTCATTCATCGACACAAATTACTCAAACACATCACCAATCGCCCCATCAACACACAACGCCACAACAAACGCAACAGCAGCCACCTCAACAGCAACATCATCCAAATACACAGCAGTCGCAACAACATCAGAATCAAACAGTTCAAGAAGAAACTGTGGTTACCAGTAAACCACCGCCGGGACCATTACCTGCAAGGGCCACGAGTCCACCTCAACcacaacaacagcagcaacaaaCTACAACCAACACAGTCACTGTACCACAACCACCACAAGAATCTGCTGTTGACAAAATTACGACGGCTTTCAAGAAGTCAACACTAAATCCAAATGCTAAAGAATTTAATCCAAATACCAAGCCTTTCACACCG CGATCGCCAAGTACACCAACACCTAGTAGACCGCACACACCACAAACACCACAGTACACTGGCGCAACAATGCCTGCAACTGTAGTCATGCCAGCGTATGTCATGACTAGCCAACCACCAACTGCATTCAGTCAACCGCCAGCTCAACCTGTGACAAGGTTCCGGAAGG TGCCGGTGATGCATGCCCAACATCGCGCGCAAGATATAGCGTCTCAAATGCAAGTGGTAGCGGCAACTGGGCAGCCTTTAATGGCACCGGCCCCACTCCATCCACCATTCCAGGTGCCTTATCCTGGCCAACCGACATATCAACAGATGGTACGCATGGTTCAGGCACCACCCCCACCGCCACATATGGCTACACCCTATCATCATCATGACTCGCCAGGACCACAGGCTCCTGGCATTCAGTATATGGGTCCACATACGCATCCTCACCCACATGTTGCCCAACAACCACCAAGTCAGACACCCTCTCCAGCTAATCCCAATCCACCACACACACCAGGCACTTACAATCCTCCTGGTACTCCACAACCCACATATCCTCCACCACCTCCTCAAGGCCATGCACCAAGTTATCCAATAATGTGTCCTATAATTCCTCCTCATATACCGATACCACCGCAGCACATGCAATACCTACCGCCGCAACCACCCCCTGGAGCGCAGCAAACTATACCAGTGATTTTGCCGCACAATCAGTAG